TATAACCTCTTGTAAGCTAGTTGATTTTTCATTTTGAACTATAACCTGACTTTTTATTTCTTGCATTTGGCCTGTCACTTCTCTAGTAAAGTCTGTTATTTCTTGTATATTAACTAGCATTTCTTTTCCATTTTTATTTAGTTTTTCCATAACCGAAGTTATATTTTGTACTTTATCTGTTGTAAGTATTAATGAATCATTTATTCTATTAAAATCATCTACATTTTTTTCAATTATAGCATATCCTTCTTCCATATTTGAAACTTCTTTTTCCATGTCCTTTGAAATTTTAACAATGTCTTCTCTTAGTTTCAAAATAACGTCTGATATTTTTTCTGATACTTCATTAGTTTCTTTAGCTAATTTACTAACTTCAGTTGCAACTACAGCAAATCCTCTTCCCTCTTCACCTGCTCTTGCAGCCTCTATTGAAGCATTTAATGCTAACATATTTGTTTGATAAGCTATGGAATTTATAAGCTCAATAAATTTGGATACACTTTCAGAGTAATCCTTAAGTTCATTTATTTTATTAGCTGTTTCAACTACCATATCTCTAGTTGATTTTATTTTTTCCTTAGCAATACCAGTTGCATTTATTCCTGCTTGTGTTGCCTCTATAGATTCAGTAGTGAATTTACATGTTTCTGCAGCTTCTTTACTTATGTGTTCTAAATTATTTGTTGTTTCTTCTGTTTTTTCTGAAATGTTATTTAACATTTGTAGTTGTATTTCACTATTTTCACTTGTCATTTCTGCTGATGAAGCTATAGTTTGAATTCCTGCTAATGATTCATCATATATATTATTTATTTCTTTACTTACTTTCGAAACTTCTACAGATAAGTTAGCCTGGCTTTTAAAGCTACTTTTCATTTCTCTTATTACTTCTCTTAGCTCCCCCATTATTTCACTATTTATCCCAGCACTACTTTCTTTTATATCTATCATGAGATCATTTTTATTTATACTATTTAAATAAAATCTAACCTTATCTATATAATAACTATAAATCTTAAATAAAGCTATAGATGTTCCAAAAGAAATTATTAAAATTAATGCTAAAGTAAATACAATATTATCAAACTTTACTACTAAAAATGCAAATAATCCATGTAACACTACTAATCCTAAAAAAAACTTAATTATACTTTTTATTTTCCCACTACCCATTTTCTAGACCCTCCCCCTAATGAACGGCTAGTTAATCATTATTTTCTCTGTTCCTTTTCAACTATTAATTTTAATAGTTTTTCAGGTGTTACAGGCACTTCGGTAACCCTTACTCCTACTGCATTATATATCGCATTTAATATTGCTGGAGCAACATATGTCATAACTGGTTCACCTATTCCCTTAGCTCCAAATGGACCTGTACTTTCTGGATCTTCTACTATTATCTTTTCTACATTAGGCATATCTAAAGAAGTAGGTATAAGATAATTAGAAAATCTATTATGCTTTATTTCTCCCTTTTTAACATTTAAGTCCTCAAATATAGCGTATCCATAACCCATAGCAAATCCTCCATCTATTTGACCTTCTATTAGTAAAGGATTTATTGCTTTTCCTACATCTTGAGCTACTACTGCATTTATTATATCTACTTTTCCTGTTTCCGTATCTACTTCAACTTCTACTCCACATGCTCCAAATGTATAAGGCCAGTAAGGACATCCTTGACCCTCTTCTTCATCCATTTGTGTTGAATGAGCTATAAAGACTTCTTCTTTTCTGAGTAAATTATCTTTAAAGCTCTTTGCTATATCCTCAAATGTAACTCTTTTATCTGGAAAAGTTTTAAGATAAACATTTTTATTCTCTACTTTAAGACCTGTTTCACTATTCAATTCTAAAATTTCTACCGCTCTTTTTATTATTTCTTTCTTCAACGATTCTGCTGCCTTTTTTATTGCATTCCCAGTATTGTATGTTTGTCTACTTGCAGCTGCTGTTCCCGAATCTGGAGTTATACTAGTATCTTCATTTATAAATATTATATCTTCTACTTTAAGTTCCATTACTTCAGCCGCTATTTGACTCATTATAGTTTTTGCACCTTGACCAACTTCAGTAGCTCCCACATAAATAGCTACTCTACCATCAGGTCTAAGCTCTGCTACAGCATTTGACACATCAGGGAAACCATTTCCGTAGCCTGTTCCATAAAAAGTATTTCCAAATCCTATTCCTCTTTTTTTCATATCTACTTCACCGCCCTTTATTTTATAGTATTTATACGCTTAGTAACTTCTTCTATACAATTTTTTAGTGGAATACTCTCAGCTAATATTTGTCCTGTAGCTGTTTTAGAACCTTCCTTGAATATATTTTTTAGTCTAAATTCTATCGGATCCATTTCTAATTTTTCTGCTAGCATATCCATTTGTTGTTCATATGCTATAGGAGGCTGTGTAGCTCCAAATCCTC
The nucleotide sequence above comes from Gottschalkia purinilytica. Encoded proteins:
- a CDS encoding xanthine dehydrogenase family protein molybdopterin-binding subunit — its product is MKKRGIGFGNTFYGTGYGNGFPDVSNAVAELRPDGRVAIYVGATEVGQGAKTIMSQIAAEVMELKVEDIIFINEDTSITPDSGTAAASRQTYNTGNAIKKAAESLKKEIIKRAVEILELNSETGLKVENKNVYLKTFPDKRVTFEDIAKSFKDNLLRKEEVFIAHSTQMDEEEGQGCPYWPYTFGACGVEVEVDTETGKVDIINAVVAQDVGKAINPLLIEGQIDGGFAMGYGYAIFEDLNVKKGEIKHNRFSNYLIPTSLDMPNVEKIIVEDPESTGPFGAKGIGEPVMTYVAPAILNAIYNAVGVRVTEVPVTPEKLLKLIVEKEQRK
- a CDS encoding methyl-accepting chemotaxis protein, producing the protein MGSGKIKSIIKFFLGLVVLHGLFAFLVVKFDNIVFTLALILIISFGTSIALFKIYSYYIDKVRFYLNSINKNDLMIDIKESSAGINSEIMGELREVIREMKSSFKSQANLSVEVSKVSKEINNIYDESLAGIQTIASSAEMTSENSEIQLQMLNNISEKTEETTNNLEHISKEAAETCKFTTESIEATQAGINATGIAKEKIKSTRDMVVETANKINELKDYSESVSKFIELINSIAYQTNMLALNASIEAARAGEEGRGFAVVATEVSKLAKETNEVSEKISDVILKLREDIVKISKDMEKEVSNMEEGYAIIEKNVDDFNRINDSLILTTDKVQNITSVMEKLNKNGKEMLVNIQEITDFTREVTGQMQEIKSQVIVQNEKSTSLQEVIHYLDKSTDDMLQYVASKVMEGKMLRDVRFIVNQSKNKDINDNFLNDMLKATGVDSIYIADKNGIVKYCNEKHSIGINLYDLDDIYSDLKNKKDFITTCIKERVEDGRRFKFLAILDERQRVFQVGLSVESLLEF